A portion of the Apus apus isolate bApuApu2 chromosome 3, bApuApu2.pri.cur, whole genome shotgun sequence genome contains these proteins:
- the SRP9 gene encoding signal recognition particle 9 kDa protein, with product MPHYQAWEEFTRAAEKLYLADPMKVRVVLKYRHCDGNLCIKVTDDVACLLYRTDQAQDVKKIEKFHSQLMRLMVAKESRSAAMETD from the exons ATGCCGCACTACCAGGCCTGGGAGGAGTTCACGCGCGCCGCCGAGAAGCTCTACCTGGCCGACCCCATGAAG GTGCGCGTTGTTCTTAAGTATCGACATTGTGATGGGAACCTCTGTATCAAAGTAACAGACGACGTAGCT TGTTTGCTGTATAGAACAGACCAGGCACAAGATGTAAAGAAGATTGAGAAATTCCACAGTCAGCTAATGCGACTCATGGTGGCTAAGGAATCCCGCAGTGCTGCCATGGAAACAGACTGA